A genomic region of Gemmata massiliana contains the following coding sequences:
- a CDS encoding WD40 repeat domain-containing protein — MTRLRFALFFVGILSTMSFAGAQPTPQKAHSALVHAVAVSPDGKTLATAGFDNVVKLWDLVSDGTIKEKKVLAGHTGPVYAVAFHPTDAKLVATASQDKTARIWDVTDGKTKFELKGHTDIVDAIAFSPDGKTLATAGADKSVRLWNPVDGKEVKNLGAHDGSVYVVAFSPDGKTLATAGAGKDSLIKLWSVKDQKELKQLKGHEQPVTSIAFADDKVLVSASMDRTIRVWNVVDAKETKKLGPTTDDPYAITWSEKAKTAAVCGYSGQITVWALDADKPKFTKAIKNPGYCVAFGLDGTFVVTGHDNGTVVVTPVTPPGK; from the coding sequence ATGACCCGCCTGCGCTTCGCACTCTTCTTCGTTGGCATTCTCTCCACAATGTCTTTCGCTGGTGCCCAACCGACTCCTCAAAAGGCTCACAGCGCGCTCGTTCACGCGGTCGCGGTGTCGCCCGACGGCAAGACTTTGGCGACCGCCGGTTTCGATAACGTGGTGAAGCTCTGGGATCTCGTCTCGGACGGAACGATCAAAGAGAAAAAGGTGCTCGCCGGGCACACCGGGCCGGTGTACGCGGTCGCGTTTCACCCCACCGACGCGAAGCTCGTTGCCACCGCGAGCCAGGACAAGACCGCTCGCATTTGGGACGTCACCGACGGCAAAACCAAATTCGAGCTGAAGGGCCACACCGACATCGTGGACGCGATCGCGTTCAGCCCGGACGGGAAGACGCTTGCCACCGCCGGCGCGGACAAGTCGGTGCGGTTGTGGAACCCGGTCGATGGTAAGGAAGTCAAGAACCTCGGCGCGCACGACGGGTCCGTGTACGTCGTCGCGTTCAGCCCGGACGGGAAGACGCTTGCCACCGCCGGCGCGGGGAAGGACAGCCTCATCAAGCTCTGGAGCGTGAAGGACCAGAAGGAACTGAAGCAGCTCAAGGGGCACGAGCAACCGGTAACGTCGATCGCGTTTGCGGACGACAAGGTGCTGGTGTCCGCGTCGATGGACCGCACGATTCGCGTGTGGAACGTGGTCGACGCGAAGGAAACGAAGAAGCTCGGCCCGACCACCGACGACCCCTACGCGATCACGTGGTCGGAGAAAGCAAAGACCGCCGCGGTGTGCGGTTACTCGGGGCAGATTACGGTGTGGGCGCTCGACGCGGACAAGCCGAAGTTCACGAAGGCGATCAAGAACCCGGGCTACTGCGTGGCGTTCGGTCTCGATGGGACGTTCGTCGTTACCGGTCACGATAACGGAACGGTCGTGGTGACTCCCGTCACTCCTCCGGGGAAGTAG
- a CDS encoding outer membrane protein assembly factor BamB family protein — MRRHGMLFAVALPLAALLLIPVRGDDPIPVPIKRPARPIAGGTITTNTQLTDESALKEAGLSATEAGPLIDYLKQRTLTEEDQHKIGEVIARFGADDFEERVQATAEVEKFGPAAIGPLKTAEKNADAEVAYRARHALKRMEKVPHSRVAIATARALAKLKPSGAAAALLGFLPLADSDEVAEEIQVALVALALHDGKAEPALVKALDDKSVLCRSAAYVALIEGGPATERIRIKDAFPLVKAAVAKEPDVDARFRGLWALMLTSREKEFVPALIDMIPKLPRGRIWQLEEFLLQMAGDGKPNARFGKSEESLTKAKDTWAGWWKGKADGFDLVAFTFTPRITGYTDIIEQDLNFARFQLVTLGPDQKEKVKLGSDGVNQLTYPTDVKKLPNGNYIIAEQNANRLTERDSTGRIVKSTSVNFPLNIDLMSDGGMVVVSRNQVVQYDKNMKQVWLYTRQQYDIMGGHRMPNGDVVFITQFNGNNQPNVFRVGAKDGKEVGKPLTLGRFQQYQSIDSVSDDKILVCESNRVVEYDLKTSKEVWKYDANNASSCQRLPNGNTLIGFMHYGNGSSGRAIEVDPSGEVVWEYKSKDGLQAIRAVRR, encoded by the coding sequence ATGCGTCGCCACGGGATGCTGTTCGCCGTCGCACTACCGCTCGCCGCACTGCTGCTGATTCCGGTCCGCGGGGACGACCCCATTCCGGTGCCGATCAAGCGCCCGGCGCGCCCAATAGCCGGCGGTACGATCACCACAAACACCCAACTGACCGACGAGTCCGCGCTCAAAGAAGCCGGGCTGTCCGCGACCGAAGCGGGACCGCTCATCGACTACCTGAAGCAGCGCACGCTCACCGAAGAGGACCAGCACAAGATCGGTGAGGTCATCGCCCGGTTCGGGGCCGACGATTTCGAGGAGCGGGTACAGGCGACCGCCGAGGTCGAGAAGTTCGGCCCCGCCGCGATCGGGCCGCTGAAGACGGCCGAAAAGAACGCGGACGCCGAAGTCGCGTACCGGGCGCGGCACGCGCTCAAGCGCATGGAGAAGGTTCCGCACTCTCGGGTCGCGATCGCGACGGCCCGCGCGCTCGCGAAACTGAAGCCGAGCGGGGCCGCGGCCGCGCTCCTCGGGTTCCTCCCGTTGGCGGACTCGGACGAAGTGGCCGAAGAGATCCAAGTCGCACTGGTCGCACTTGCCCTCCACGACGGCAAGGCCGAACCCGCGCTTGTTAAGGCGCTCGACGACAAATCGGTACTCTGCCGGTCCGCGGCCTACGTCGCACTCATTGAGGGCGGCCCGGCTACGGAGCGCATCCGAATCAAAGACGCCTTCCCGCTCGTGAAAGCAGCCGTGGCCAAAGAGCCCGACGTGGACGCCAGGTTCCGCGGGCTGTGGGCGCTGATGCTCACCAGTCGCGAAAAAGAGTTCGTCCCCGCGCTGATCGACATGATCCCCAAGTTGCCCCGGGGCCGGATCTGGCAGCTCGAAGAGTTCCTCCTCCAGATGGCCGGGGACGGCAAGCCCAACGCCCGGTTCGGCAAATCGGAAGAGTCCCTCACGAAAGCCAAGGACACCTGGGCCGGATGGTGGAAGGGCAAGGCCGACGGCTTCGACCTCGTGGCGTTCACGTTCACCCCGCGCATCACCGGGTACACCGACATCATCGAACAGGACCTCAATTTCGCCCGGTTCCAGCTCGTGACCCTGGGACCGGACCAGAAGGAGAAAGTGAAGCTCGGCTCCGATGGCGTCAACCAGTTGACATACCCGACGGACGTGAAGAAGCTCCCCAACGGCAATTACATCATCGCCGAACAGAACGCGAACCGCCTCACCGAGCGCGACTCCACCGGGCGCATCGTGAAGAGTACGAGCGTGAACTTCCCCCTCAACATCGATCTCATGTCGGACGGCGGGATGGTCGTGGTGTCGCGCAACCAGGTGGTGCAGTACGACAAGAACATGAAACAGGTCTGGCTCTACACGCGCCAGCAGTACGACATCATGGGTGGGCACCGGATGCCGAACGGCGACGTGGTGTTCATCACCCAGTTCAATGGTAACAACCAGCCCAACGTCTTCCGCGTCGGCGCGAAGGACGGAAAAGAGGTCGGCAAACCGCTCACCCTGGGCCGGTTCCAGCAGTATCAGTCGATCGACTCGGTGAGCGACGACAAGATCCTGGTGTGCGAGTCCAACCGCGTGGTCGAGTACGACCTGAAGACCAGCAAGGAGGTCTGGAAGTACGACGCCAACAATGCGTCGTCGTGCCAGCGCTTGCCGAACGGGAACACCCTCATCGGCTTCATGCACTACGGCAACGGGAGCTCGGGGCGCGCGATCGAGGTGGACCCGTCGGGTGAGGTCGTTTGGGAGTACAAGTCGAAGGACGGGCTGCAAGCGATCCGCGCGGTCCGCCGCTAA
- the recD2 gene encoding SF1B family DNA helicase RecD2, translating to MAEQVTGVIERITHHNPDTGYCVLRVVARGHRDILTVVGSAQQIVAGEYITATGAWVTDRNYGLQFKASEIKTNPPHTVEGIAKYLGSGLVKGIGPGYAKRIVEVFGEKTLDVIDKSPEYLSQVKGIGAKLIEKIRRSWEEQRESRKIMVFLQSHGIGTARAVRIYKTYGDQAIELIKANPYRLSADIWGVGFDTADKLAVSLGIPRDSPFRAQAVVRHILQEETGNGHVGYPEELLRERAAEMTEIEPNGIIDAIEQLRITDEIVRDSIGKATGGRLPTPPPPLPEGKGEKQRQPNPLTPFPKKEKGTEPNTTDSTSQAPVLSPSPLRGGVGEGLQTESASGSATGSAGFTLEDNLIFLKPFFLAELGVARAIKALAQGPHPLPSVNVDAAVAWVEKKMGIAFAASQRAAIKAAVTHKLMVVTGGPGTGKTTIVRAIIEMFLAKSLRVLLTAPTGRAAKRLYESTGREAKTIHRLLEFNPQQRQFTRNAEDPLDVDLLVVDETSMVDVVLMNKLLQAVPPYACVVLVGDVDQLPSVGAGAVLTDLIESKAVPVARLTEVHRQAESSWIVRAAHAINHGMEPESAPPGSDGDFYFIEANDPDAITERVIQMVRDRIPAKFKLDPFRDIQVLSPQVKTPLGVANLNRELQAALNPARLGVAEVKRYDSVYREGDKVMQVQNNYDREVFNGDIGRIEKIDNDDQMLVVDFDGRPVEYEFSELDELQLSFACTIHKSQGSEYPAVVIPVHTQHFVMLQRNLLYTGITRGRKLVALVGSRKAMWIAVNTADTKRRYSLLKYRIKPEN from the coding sequence ATGGCCGAACAAGTCACCGGTGTGATCGAGCGCATCACGCACCACAACCCGGACACTGGGTATTGTGTGTTGCGGGTCGTCGCGCGCGGGCACCGCGATATCCTTACGGTCGTCGGAAGCGCCCAGCAGATCGTCGCGGGCGAATACATCACCGCGACCGGCGCGTGGGTCACGGACCGCAACTACGGCCTCCAGTTCAAAGCGAGTGAGATCAAAACGAACCCGCCGCACACCGTGGAGGGGATCGCGAAGTACCTCGGTTCCGGCCTCGTGAAAGGGATCGGCCCCGGCTACGCGAAGCGCATCGTGGAGGTGTTCGGCGAAAAGACGCTCGACGTCATCGACAAGTCGCCCGAGTACCTGTCTCAAGTCAAGGGCATCGGCGCGAAGCTGATCGAGAAGATCCGGCGGAGCTGGGAAGAACAGCGCGAGTCGCGGAAAATCATGGTCTTCCTCCAGTCGCACGGCATCGGCACCGCCCGCGCCGTGCGCATCTACAAGACCTACGGCGATCAGGCGATCGAACTCATCAAAGCGAACCCGTACCGCTTGAGCGCGGACATCTGGGGCGTCGGGTTCGACACCGCGGACAAACTTGCCGTCAGTCTGGGCATCCCACGCGACTCCCCGTTCCGCGCGCAAGCGGTAGTGCGCCACATACTTCAGGAGGAAACCGGGAACGGGCACGTCGGTTACCCCGAAGAACTGCTCCGAGAACGCGCGGCCGAAATGACGGAGATCGAGCCGAACGGCATCATCGACGCGATCGAGCAGTTGCGCATCACGGACGAAATCGTCCGCGACAGCATTGGGAAGGCAACAGGAGGGCGGTTACCTACCCCCCCGCCCCCCCTCCCTGAAGGGAAGGGGGAAAAGCAAAGACAACCTAACCCCCTAACCCCCTTCCCTAAGAAGGAAAAGGGAACAGAACCAAACACAACCGATTCCACGTCACAAGCGCCGGTTTTAAGCCCCTCTCCGCTTAGGGGAGGGGTTGGGGAGGGGTTACAGACAGAGTCCGCTTCCGGGAGCGCGACTGGCAGTGCCGGTTTTACCCTCGAAGACAACCTCATCTTCCTGAAGCCATTTTTCCTGGCAGAACTCGGTGTCGCGCGAGCTATTAAAGCCCTCGCGCAGGGACCGCACCCGCTGCCCTCGGTGAACGTGGACGCTGCGGTCGCGTGGGTCGAGAAGAAAATGGGGATCGCGTTCGCGGCGAGCCAGCGCGCGGCGATCAAGGCCGCGGTCACGCACAAACTCATGGTGGTGACGGGCGGACCCGGGACCGGCAAGACGACCATCGTGCGGGCCATCATCGAGATGTTCCTGGCGAAGTCGCTCCGCGTGCTGTTGACGGCCCCCACCGGGCGCGCGGCCAAGCGCCTCTACGAATCCACCGGGCGCGAGGCCAAAACCATCCACCGGCTGCTGGAGTTCAACCCGCAGCAGCGCCAGTTCACGCGCAACGCCGAAGACCCGCTCGACGTCGATCTGCTCGTGGTCGATGAGACGTCGATGGTCGACGTCGTGTTGATGAACAAGCTGCTCCAGGCCGTGCCGCCGTATGCGTGCGTGGTGCTCGTGGGAGACGTGGACCAGCTCCCGTCGGTCGGGGCCGGGGCCGTACTAACGGACCTCATCGAATCGAAGGCGGTTCCCGTCGCGCGGCTCACCGAGGTCCACCGCCAGGCCGAGAGTAGTTGGATCGTGCGCGCCGCGCACGCGATCAACCACGGCATGGAACCCGAATCCGCCCCGCCGGGCAGTGACGGGGACTTCTACTTCATCGAAGCGAACGACCCGGACGCGATCACCGAGCGCGTCATCCAGATGGTGCGCGACCGCATCCCGGCCAAGTTCAAGCTCGACCCGTTCCGCGACATCCAGGTGCTCTCACCGCAAGTGAAGACGCCACTTGGGGTCGCGAACTTGAACCGGGAACTCCAAGCCGCGCTGAATCCCGCGCGTCTCGGCGTCGCAGAAGTCAAGCGGTACGACTCGGTGTATCGCGAGGGCGACAAAGTGATGCAGGTTCAAAACAATTACGACCGCGAGGTGTTCAACGGCGATATCGGTCGCATTGAGAAGATCGACAACGACGATCAAATGCTGGTGGTGGACTTCGACGGGCGCCCGGTCGAGTACGAGTTCAGCGAGCTGGACGAGCTCCAGTTGTCATTCGCGTGTACCATTCACAAGAGCCAGGGGAGCGAGTACCCGGCCGTCGTGATCCCGGTCCACACGCAGCACTTCGTGATGCTCCAGCGGAACCTGCTCTACACGGGGATCACGCGCGGGCGCAAATTGGTCGCGCTTGTCGGGAGCCGCAAAGCGATGTGGATCGCTGTGAACACCGCCGACACCAAACGGCGTTACTCTTTACTGAAGTACCGCATCAAACCAGAAAACTAA
- a CDS encoding glutamate-5-semialdehyde dehydrogenase produces MSALPPSSALQDELGTLCLGLARRAKTAARVLATVPTAAKNRWLLAAADALESHQDELIAANARDVEAAPGFGLNAAAIDRLTLDPKRIKSAAEGLRQVAALPDPVGEVREATQRPNGLQILKVGVPLGVVFFIYESRPNVTADAAALCVKSGNAVILRGGKEAIHSNTVLHRLLSTELTRCGLPADAVQLVPTTDRQAVGHLLAMSEFIDLAIPRGGKSLIQRVAAEARMPVIKHFDGVCHVFVDAAADLEIAERVVVNAKCQRPGTCNAAESLLVHAAVAEEFLPKIGATLAKQGVELRGCARTQKLVPHAKPATNDDYRTEYLDLILSVKVVADLDEAVRHIETFGSHHTDAIITRDINTARAFTQRVDSAAVMVNASTRFNDGFELGLGAEIGISTDRFHARGPCGLRELTTYKFIVTGDGHVRE; encoded by the coding sequence GTGTCCGCTCTCCCTCCGAGTTCCGCTCTCCAAGACGAACTGGGCACATTGTGCCTGGGACTGGCACGGCGCGCAAAGACCGCGGCCCGTGTTCTCGCGACAGTTCCGACTGCGGCGAAGAACCGCTGGCTGCTCGCCGCGGCGGATGCGCTCGAATCACACCAGGATGAGTTAATTGCCGCGAACGCGCGCGACGTAGAGGCCGCGCCCGGCTTCGGGCTGAACGCCGCAGCGATTGACCGGCTCACGCTCGACCCGAAGCGCATCAAATCTGCAGCCGAGGGGTTGCGCCAGGTCGCAGCGCTGCCCGATCCCGTGGGAGAGGTGCGGGAAGCCACTCAGCGCCCCAACGGGCTCCAGATCTTGAAGGTCGGCGTACCACTGGGGGTCGTGTTCTTCATCTACGAATCGCGACCGAACGTCACGGCGGATGCCGCTGCGCTGTGCGTGAAAAGCGGCAACGCGGTCATTCTTCGTGGTGGGAAAGAAGCAATTCACTCGAACACGGTGCTGCACCGGTTGCTAAGCACCGAACTAACGCGATGCGGTTTACCCGCCGACGCGGTGCAACTCGTGCCGACCACCGACCGGCAGGCCGTCGGGCACCTGCTCGCGATGAGCGAGTTCATCGACCTCGCGATCCCGCGCGGCGGGAAATCACTGATTCAGCGCGTCGCGGCCGAAGCCCGGATGCCCGTCATCAAGCACTTCGACGGCGTGTGTCACGTGTTCGTAGACGCCGCGGCCGACTTGGAGATTGCCGAGCGCGTCGTGGTGAACGCGAAGTGCCAGCGCCCGGGTACCTGCAACGCGGCCGAGAGTCTGCTCGTTCACGCGGCCGTGGCGGAGGAGTTTTTACCCAAAATCGGTGCTACGCTTGCGAAACAGGGGGTCGAGCTGCGCGGGTGCGCACGAACCCAGAAGCTCGTACCCCACGCGAAGCCCGCGACCAACGACGACTACCGGACCGAGTACCTCGACCTGATTCTGTCGGTCAAGGTGGTCGCGGACCTCGACGAAGCGGTGCGGCACATTGAAACGTTCGGCTCGCACCACACGGACGCGATCATCACGCGCGACATTAACACCGCCCGCGCGTTCACCCAGCGGGTGGATTCCGCCGCGGTGATGGTGAACGCGAGCACCCGGTTCAACGACGGATTCGAGCTTGGCCTGGGCGCAGAAATTGGTATCAGCACGGACCGATTTCACGCGCGCGGACCGTGCGGGCTGCGCGAACTGACGACGTACAAGTTCATCGTGACCGGGGACGGTCACGTGCGCGAGTAA
- a CDS encoding glutathione peroxidase: MKVLFVAAVAALASFTVVGHAEDKKVTGPLAYKMKDIDGKDLELSKFKGKVVLFVNVASACGLTKQYTGLQELYEKYQKDGFVLVGVPANEFGKQEPGSDEEIKKFCDSNYKVTFPMLSKVVVKGDGQVPLYKTLVEATPNDKGKVEQVSWNFEKFLVNRDGKVVARFKPQVEPNAPELVKAIKAELDKPAK, translated from the coding sequence ATGAAGGTGCTGTTCGTCGCTGCCGTGGCCGCGCTCGCGAGTTTCACAGTCGTCGGCCACGCGGAGGACAAGAAGGTGACCGGCCCGCTCGCCTACAAGATGAAGGACATCGATGGCAAGGATCTCGAGTTGTCGAAGTTCAAGGGTAAGGTGGTCCTGTTCGTGAACGTCGCCAGCGCGTGCGGGCTGACCAAGCAGTACACCGGGCTGCAAGAGTTGTATGAAAAGTACCAGAAGGACGGGTTCGTGCTGGTCGGCGTCCCGGCCAACGAGTTCGGGAAGCAGGAGCCAGGTTCGGACGAAGAAATCAAGAAGTTCTGTGACAGCAATTACAAGGTCACGTTCCCGATGCTGTCGAAGGTCGTCGTGAAGGGCGACGGACAGGTTCCGCTGTACAAGACGCTGGTCGAGGCCACCCCGAACGACAAGGGCAAGGTCGAACAGGTGAGCTGGAACTTCGAAAAGTTCCTGGTCAACCGGGACGGGAAAGTGGTCGCGCGGTTCAAGCCGCAAGTCGAACCGAACGCGCCGGAACTCGTAAAGGCGATCAAGGCCGAACTCGATAAACCGGCCAAGTAA
- the folP gene encoding dihydropteroate synthase — protein sequence MVPLTWHFRDRTLHIGPRPLVMGIVNVTPDSFSDGGNFRGTAAATAHALRLITEGADILDIGGESTRPGAEPVSLADELRRVVPVVTELMARTSVPISVDTTKAEVALACLEAGAAIVNDVSGFRDPAMIEIAKMFRAGVVVMHMRGDPTTMQLNPQYTDVVSEVTDYLQERLRVLGESGIPPEAVCLDPGIGFGKTLDHNLDLLANLNSLAGLGRPVCLGVSRKGFIGKLCGRELAARDPGSLAIASFAAARGTAHMLRVHDVAGARDAAILLEAIDQHRR from the coding sequence ATGGTTCCGCTCACCTGGCACTTCCGCGACCGCACGCTCCACATCGGCCCGCGCCCGCTGGTGATGGGCATCGTAAACGTCACCCCGGACAGTTTTTCCGACGGCGGGAACTTCCGCGGCACGGCGGCCGCGACCGCACACGCCCTGCGACTCATCACGGAGGGCGCCGATATCCTCGACATTGGCGGCGAGTCTACGCGCCCCGGCGCGGAGCCGGTTTCGCTCGCGGACGAGTTGCGCCGGGTGGTTCCCGTGGTCACGGAACTGATGGCGCGCACCAGCGTGCCAATTTCCGTGGACACGACGAAGGCCGAGGTCGCGCTGGCGTGCCTCGAAGCCGGCGCCGCGATCGTCAACGACGTGTCCGGGTTCCGCGACCCGGCCATGATCGAGATCGCGAAAATGTTCCGCGCGGGCGTCGTCGTTATGCACATGCGCGGCGATCCGACCACGATGCAACTGAACCCGCAGTACACGGACGTTGTCTCAGAAGTAACGGACTACCTCCAAGAGAGGTTGCGGGTTCTGGGGGAATCCGGTATCCCACCCGAAGCCGTGTGCCTCGACCCCGGCATCGGCTTCGGTAAGACGCTCGACCACAACTTGGACCTGCTCGCGAACCTGAATTCGCTCGCGGGTTTGGGGCGCCCGGTGTGTCTGGGCGTGTCGCGCAAGGGGTTCATCGGAAAACTCTGCGGGCGCGAGCTGGCCGCGCGCGACCCGGGGTCGCTGGCGATCGCGTCCTTCGCCGCGGCGCGCGGAACCGCACACATGCTGCGCGTCCACGATGTGGCCGGCGCGCGGGACGCCGCGATCCTACTCGAAGCCATCGATCAACACCGACGCTGA
- a CDS encoding HEAT repeat domain-containing protein → MIYGALILVVAGVLFWRAYRHPRPRRWLLPSRALPRAIAAVDRQHRHLQAGGLLGESACEKTKTHFRELLESGRADLVERELHAGLDFAVRVRALTDLGTPAAARLLERQLTRELTTDPTERAWYWVDVASALRRLNYAEALPTVLHCAEAASNSPQGAVLAAEAVCFTNFPAVLRHPNRTLSRRALQALTTAARATRAGAVEAPALIQAGLGDTLADLTSRADLCADPWLTSALIEAERYFRRLGHWARFVPPEIRALAARQEVRLGGTSEQRLNWLGGAPPRLLARFASADTDEQGAALRCLFELRADVTKLFPHLPDRRAPWWTDAVRALQWSRSSVVGPVLAGQAAHYSRKARHHGRAAVVLTALRGHACYEAERVLLRTATGTNPALRTAAVSSLGWWTPFDPNNVVGALRTARTDSDTETRRAAVSALARLGERSALAEITTGLDSEEPAIRQDAAARIATEELSWAWPDLETAAESNDPDTALAAAEALESLRERLFGFAL, encoded by the coding sequence ATGATCTACGGCGCGTTGATCCTCGTTGTAGCGGGCGTGCTGTTCTGGCGCGCGTACCGGCACCCGCGCCCGCGGCGGTGGCTGTTGCCGAGCCGGGCGCTCCCGCGTGCCATCGCCGCGGTGGACCGCCAGCACCGGCACCTCCAGGCCGGCGGACTGCTCGGCGAGTCTGCGTGCGAAAAAACAAAGACCCATTTTCGCGAATTACTCGAATCCGGACGCGCCGATCTGGTCGAACGCGAACTGCACGCGGGGCTGGATTTCGCCGTCCGCGTGCGCGCGCTCACCGACCTCGGTACGCCCGCGGCCGCGCGTCTCCTTGAGCGCCAACTCACACGCGAACTCACCACTGACCCCACCGAACGCGCGTGGTACTGGGTGGACGTCGCGTCCGCTCTGCGCCGACTCAACTACGCGGAAGCGCTGCCGACCGTGCTCCACTGTGCCGAGGCCGCGAGCAACTCGCCGCAAGGCGCGGTGCTCGCGGCCGAAGCGGTCTGTTTCACGAACTTCCCCGCAGTTCTGCGCCACCCGAACCGTACTCTGAGCCGTCGGGCGCTCCAGGCACTCACTACCGCGGCTCGCGCGACACGGGCAGGTGCGGTTGAAGCGCCCGCCCTAATCCAGGCCGGACTGGGCGATACCCTCGCCGATCTCACGAGTCGCGCCGATTTGTGTGCCGACCCGTGGCTCACCAGCGCGCTGATCGAAGCCGAGCGCTACTTCCGGCGCCTCGGGCACTGGGCGCGGTTCGTTCCGCCCGAAATTCGCGCGCTGGCCGCGCGTCAGGAAGTGCGACTCGGGGGCACGTCCGAACAACGACTGAACTGGCTCGGGGGCGCGCCACCCCGCTTGCTCGCGCGATTTGCGAGCGCGGACACCGACGAACAGGGCGCCGCGCTCCGGTGCCTGTTCGAGCTGCGCGCGGATGTAACGAAGCTGTTCCCACACCTGCCCGACCGCCGCGCACCGTGGTGGACGGACGCAGTTCGCGCGCTACAGTGGTCGCGTTCGTCCGTGGTCGGCCCGGTCCTCGCGGGACAGGCCGCGCACTACTCGCGCAAAGCCCGACACCACGGGCGCGCCGCGGTCGTTCTTACGGCACTGCGAGGGCACGCCTGCTACGAAGCCGAGCGCGTGCTGCTGCGGACCGCGACCGGCACGAATCCAGCGCTGCGGACCGCGGCCGTCAGCTCGTTGGGTTGGTGGACGCCCTTTGACCCGAATAATGTTGTGGGTGCCCTGCGCACGGCGCGCACGGATTCGGACACAGAAACGCGCCGGGCCGCGGTGTCCGCGCTGGCGCGATTGGGCGAACGGTCCGCGCTCGCAGAGATCACGACCGGCTTGGACAGCGAGGAACCCGCGATCCGCCAAGATGCCGCGGCTCGCATCGCGACAGAAGAGTTGTCGTGGGCGTGGCCGGACCTGGAAACCGCGGCCGAATCGAACGACCCGGACACCGCACTCGCCGCCGCAGAAGCCCTCGAATCCCTTCGCGAGCGCCTCTTCGGTTTTGCTCTCTGA
- a CDS encoding response regulator — protein sequence MVSTHSPTAPEAAPVEGTEAPTVLVVDDSAIDRRVAGRLVEKDSGLRAVYAPDGLAALDLIAQSAPAAVLTDLQMPGMDGLELVRTIRDRFPTIPVILMTGNGSEEIAIEALRNGAASYVPKRTLAKDLAGTIEQVLNAARGDRRQQKLFGSFASVESRLELENDPSLVPALVAYLQGQATQMGACAASDRTRVGVALEEALLNGLYHGNLELSSDLRQDGSGEFERRAKERRYLDPYRDRRLHVTARVRPGEAVFVIRDEGPGFDPSTLPDPTDPANLERASGRGLLLIQAFMDAVSHNATGNEITLTKRAGSPE from the coding sequence ATGGTGTCGACACACTCGCCCACGGCACCCGAGGCGGCCCCGGTCGAAGGGACCGAGGCCCCGACCGTACTGGTCGTGGACGACTCGGCCATCGACCGGCGGGTCGCGGGGCGCCTGGTGGAGAAGGACTCGGGCCTGCGCGCCGTGTACGCCCCCGACGGGCTAGCGGCCCTGGACCTGATCGCCCAGTCCGCGCCCGCGGCGGTGCTCACGGACCTTCAGATGCCCGGGATGGACGGGCTCGAGCTCGTGCGCACGATCCGGGACCGGTTCCCCACGATCCCGGTGATCCTGATGACGGGCAACGGGAGCGAGGAGATCGCGATCGAAGCCCTGCGCAACGGGGCCGCGAGCTACGTGCCCAAGCGCACCCTGGCGAAGGATCTGGCCGGGACGATCGAGCAGGTGCTCAACGCGGCCCGCGGTGATCGGCGCCAGCAGAAACTGTTCGGCTCGTTCGCATCGGTGGAGAGCCGGCTGGAATTGGAGAACGACCCGTCGCTGGTGCCCGCGCTCGTGGCGTACCTTCAGGGCCAGGCGACCCAAATGGGGGCGTGCGCGGCGTCGGACCGGACCCGGGTCGGCGTGGCCCTCGAAGAGGCCCTGCTCAACGGCCTGTACCACGGGAACCTGGAACTCAGTTCGGACCTGCGCCAGGACGGGAGCGGGGAGTTCGAGCGCCGGGCGAAGGAGCGCCGGTACCTGGACCCGTACCGGGACCGGCGCCTGCACGTGACGGCCCGGGTGCGCCCGGGCGAGGCCGTGTTCGTGATTCGGGACGAGGGGCCGGGGTTCGACCCGAGCACCCTCCCCGATCCCACCGACCCGGCCAACCTCGAGCGCGCCAGCGGGCGCGGGTTGCTGTTGATCCAGGCGTTCATGGACGCGGTGTCCCACAACGCCACCGGGAACGAAATTACGCTCACGAAGCGGGCCGGCAGCCCCGAGTAG